The following proteins come from a genomic window of Acanthopagrus latus isolate v.2019 chromosome 5, fAcaLat1.1, whole genome shotgun sequence:
- the cbwd gene encoding COBW domain containing, translated as MDDMVMEEEDDCPELVPIDALPAPPADQIPVTIITGYLGAGKTTLLNYILTEQHNKRIAVILNEFGEGSALEKSLAVSHAGELYEEWLELRNGCLCCSVKDNGLKAIENLMEKKGKFDYILLETTGLADPGAVASMFWVDAELGSDIYLDGIVTVIDAKYGLQQLTEEKEEGLINEASRQIAVADLIIINKTDLVNEEELTQTRDAVRSINGLVKILETQKSRVDLSEVLDLHSFDSKDGVNLAEKLQLVKSTRPHLDKSILTVTFEVAGDLPEDALNVFIQDLLWEKMFANKEGHPMTVIRLKGIVSLVGKAHQVMLQGVHELYDLNETPQLWEENPRINRLVFIGRNLDKDLLQEHFISAVMQGAQRD; from the exons ATGGATGacatggtgatggaggaggaagatgactgTCCAGAGTTGGTGCCCATCGACGCCctgcctgctcctcctgcagaccaGATACctgtcaccatcatcacagGCTACCTCG GTGCTGGAAAGACTACGCTCCTGAACTACATTTTAACGGAGCAACACAACAAGAGGATTGCCGTCATACTCAATGAATTTGGAGAAG GCAGCGCCCTGGAGAAGTCCCTTGCAGTGAGCCATGCAGGAGAGCTGTATGAGGAGTGGCTGGAACTGAGAAAcggctgcctctgctgctctgtcaa GGACAACGGTCTTAAAGCCATCGAGAACCtgatggagaaaaaaggaaagttcGACTACATCCTGTTAGAAACCACAGGACTCGCTGACCCAG GAGCGGTTGCCTCCATGTTCTGGGTTGACGCAGAGCTCGGCAGCGACATCTATTTAGATG GTATCGTCACTGTCATCGACGCCAAGTACGGACTGCAG CAACtaacagaggaaaaagaagaaggccTCATCAATGAAGCCTCCAG ACAGATTGCTGTCGCTGACCTGATCATAATCAATAAGACAGACCTGGTGAACGAGGAGGAACTCACTCAAACCCGAGACGCAGTCAG gtcTATCAATGGTCTCGTCAAGATTTTAGAAACCCAGAAGTCAAG GGTCGATCTCTCTGAGGTGCTGGATCTGCATTCCTTTGACAGTAAAGACGGAGTGAA TCTTGCAGAGAAGCTCCAGCTCGTGAAATCTACAAGACCACATCTTGACAAG AGTATTTTAACGGTGACGTTTGAGGTGGCCGGAGATCTCCCTGAGGACGCCCTCAATGTTTTCATCCAG GATCTGCTATGGGAAAAGATGTTCGCAAACAAAGAAGGGCATCCCATGACTGTCATCCGCTTAAAG GGCATAGTGTCTCTCGTAGGTAAAGCCCACCAAGTGATGCTGCAGGGGGTCCACGAGCTGTATGATCTGAATGAGACTCCACAGCTTTGGGAGGAGAACCCACGGATCAACCGCCTGGTCTTTATAg GCAGGAACCTGGACAAAGACCTTCTGCAGGAACATTTCATCTCTGCAGTGATGCAAGGAGCGCAGAGAGATTAG